Within the Trichoderma breve strain T069 chromosome 3, whole genome shotgun sequence genome, the region AACGGAGTAAAATTCGCTCTTTGGAACATATTGTTAATCACTATCATTCATCCTCAAGGTACGTCACACTGTTATAGATTTACCTTGGGATAAGCATTTCCTATGCCGTAAATCTGTGTTATAAATTCTCCCCGAGAGATAGACACATGATTGGGTCCCACTCTTACAAATGGGCCATAAGTATTATGATACTGCAAGTGTTTGTGCTGCTGTTTTCccgaggcggtggtgatgacacGGTCGAACGAAAGAATAGACGCCCAGAATGGGCCAGGAATATCTTGCAGGCCTTTACGATACCGAATGCGGAACGAATAGGCGGCAGCTCCGATCAAAGCTAGAAATAAGCCGTACCGTGTTATTGCTTGTAGCATAGCTTCAAGCGCTCGTGAGATTATTTGTCGCACCCACGGCAGACTAGGTGTGAAAACGCTCATCTCGATGTTTTGAATCATGAGAGCTGAGACTCATAAGCGGAAGAATGTGCAACATGAAACTACCCCCTTGCTTAAGGTCGAAGCATTGCTCCTAATGGCGTGTTCGTGTTGGTAATAAATCAGCTACATATACTAGATCTCGAAACATTACTGCATTGCATTTGTAGAAAAACATTCCAAGCGCTCCGGGGGTATCACGGGGTCGGCAACGGTTGTAAACGGTAGGTCATTTCCCCAGACTAGCTAAACCTCTATCAGAGATACCCCACATTCTGCATTTGCGAGATCAACGCGGGGTTGGAAAACCTGGGGTCGCGGATCGGTTCTGGCACTACCCGAGGCTGTTATCTCCCCGTAGCTGAATATGGAATGGTTCACGAAATGAATTTGTCACAGGCTTTCATAAAGTGGGAAGACATCTTCAATGTACACATCTACCAAGCCCAttgatgtcgatgagctTAGCGTAGTATAGTGTTAATGTATGGTAATACATCGAAGACAGAATTCGGGATGATGAAGTTCAAGTGCGGGCAGGTTCGGAAAGTAGTCGGATTAACAAAGTCAACATCATGCCGGGCTACCTAGATGGGCCAATGTCTTCTTTCCAATAGCTCATCCTGTATATAATATAAGAAGCCAATATCGTCCGAAACACAAAGAGGACTCAATTGCGAGAGAAATTTACGGCCAGTCATTACTTGATGTTCAAGGCGCATATACTTCTCATACTTTATAACATGGCCGAGTTTGCAAACATTGAGACAAGGCTCTTCATTAATGGAGAGTTTACACCCTCCATTCGAGGCAAGATCTTCAAGTTGATCAATCCGGCCACGGACAAGTTGACTGCAGAGATTTATGAAGGTGGGGCAGAAGACGTGGACATAGCTGTTCAGAGCGCTAAAAATGCGTTTCCTGCATGGGCTCAGGCTGAAGGTATTCCGCTATCCTTACCATAATTTTAGGATCTGACAGCTAATAGAATCATTTGCCAGCTTCCGACCGTCAGCGTATACTACAAAAGCTTGCGGATTTGGTAGAACAACATGCTGCTCATTTTGCTTATCTCGATGCAATATCTATGGGGAAGCCCTTGTCGACATACACAGATCATACCTTAGCAGTGGCAACAATACGGTGTAAGTCCTTACCTGATATGTATTGTAAATGAAGATGGTCTGTTCTCTAATTTGTTTCTATGACAAGACTTTGTCGGGAAAGCGTACGATGTCCACGGCATCACGTCTCTTGGCTCAAAAGACCACCTCAACATTTCCTTACGACAGCCTTACGGAGTTACAGGCGCCATTATCCCTTGGAAGTGAGAGATTCCCTTAAGCGCAGTGGATAGTAAATATTGATGAGAAATGACTAATTGAAACTGATACGTTTGATATAGTGTCCCTCTAGTCATGCTTGCTTTCAAAGTTGCGCCGGCTCTAATGGCTGGCAATACAATGGTTTTGAAATCGTCTGAAAGGGCCCCTCTCAGTCCCCTGTTATTTGCGCGCCTTGCAAAAGAGGCAGGGCTACCACCTGGTGTCCTGAATGTGCTTTCAGGATTTGGAAATCCATGTGGAGACGCTATTGCTCGTCATATGGAAATTCGGAAAATCTCTTTCACTGGCAGCCACGCTACTGGCAAAATTGTCCAACGAGCTGCAGCCGAATCAAATCTGAAGGTATGCACGTTGGAACTCGGGTAAGTCACATTTGGATATTGAATTTGAAGAGTCTGGAGGACCGATATTGACTCATTCCTTCAGAGGGAAGAGTCCTCTGATTGTATTTGAGGACGCAGATCTGgaaaaggcagcagcagcggccgcgTTTAGCATTACGTTCAACTCTGGTCAGATTTGTATGGCATGTACGAGAGTCTACGTGCATACAGGTGTGGCTAATCGCTTCATTGAACTTTACAAAGCCAACATTTT harbors:
- a CDS encoding aldehyde dehydrogenase family domain-containing protein, producing MAEFANIETRLFINGEFTPSIRGKIFKLINPATDKLTAEIYEGGAEDVDIAVQSAKNAFPAWAQAEASDRQRILQKLADLVEQHAAHFAYLDAISMGKPLSTYTDHTLAVATIRYFVGKAYDVHGITSLGSKDHLNISLRQPYGVTGAIIPWNVPLVMLAFKVAPALMAGNTMVLKSSERAPLSPLLFARLAKEAGLPPGVLNVLSGFGNPCGDAIARHMEIRKISFTGSHATGKIVQRAAAESNLKVCTLELGGKSPLIVFEDADLEKAAAAAAFSITFNSGQICMACTRVYVHTGVANRFIELYKANILKIMGKIGDPLETTTTFGPQADRQQYDNISKVLQKAADDGLEFILGGRPLEGKGCFIPPAVVLHPPGQSDIMKKEIFGAISCVSTFTNEEDVLARANDTEYGLYASVFTRDLNRAIRIAKGFEAGAVGVNTASPYYSQDLPLGGYKSSGSGRELGQEGLESWTEVKSVYIDLT